GCCTTGTCATCGACGCAGTCGTTCGATGGGAACGCGACGGGCTTGCTCAAGAGTTCGGAAAGGCGCTTGGCGACGGGTGCGAGCGAGTATTCGGCTTCGAAGCCCTTGCCTTCGGGGCGGCCGAGGTGAGACATGAGGATCGTGCTGCCGCCGCGGTCGAGAACCGACTTGATGGTCGGGAGCGCGGCACGGATGCGCCGATCGTCGGTGATATGTCCGTCTTCGATGGGGATGTTGAAGTCGACGCGGACGAGGACTTTCTTGTTTTTGACGTCGACGGATGCGATGTTTTTCTTCGGCACGGGAAGCACTCCGAATTGCTGGCGTTTGAGGATAGCGCGGAAGAGAGAGAACGCGGAGGCGCAGAGCTGGCAGAGTTTCGCGGAGGGATGGAAGATTCGGGTGAATGCGCGGGGAACCCGAAATCTGAATGCGGATGCAGAGAGCAGCAACAATTGGGCATGACCGGCGGATCGGGCGAGAGTCAGGCTTGCGTGCAGTTGAACGTGCGAGGAATCGTCGAGGAAGATCGCGCATGGCAGCGTGGGTTTTTGACGGAACATTTTGCGAGTCCGACCGTCAGTTCGCGGCGGAAGTGGATCGACACGATGGTGCTTCCGGGGCTTGTCGCTTGGCGGGGTGATGCGCGCGTGGGCATCGCGATTCACACGGAAATGCGACCGGGGGCGGAATGCGAACTTGTGGCGCTGGCATCGCAGGCGACCCGGGGCGGTGTAGGGTCGGTGTTGCTGGCGGAGTTCATGCAAAGCGCGCGCGAGGCTCGGTGCTCGAAGCTGGTGCTGACGACGAGCAACGACAATCTGGATGCGATGCGGCTCTATCAGCGCCGGGGCTGGCGATTTGTCCGCATCTATCCCGGAGCCATGGACGACGCCCGTCGCGAGAAGCCCGAAATCCCGGCGATCGGGGCGTACGGGATTCCGATGCGCGACGATGTGGAGTTTGAATACGATCTGGGCACGGAGCAGACGCCATGAGTAACCGGCTCGATGTCCTCAAGACGTACAAACTCTATATCGACGGCAAATTCCCGCGCACCGAATCGGGGCGCACGATGATTGTTGAGTCGGGTGGGGGCGGGGGTAGGAAGGGAAGCGTCTTCGCGCATCTGTGCAAGGCGAGCCGAAAGGATTTGCGCGAGGCGGTCGAGGCGGCGCGCAAGGCGCAGCCGGGTTGGGCGGGCGCGACGGCGTATCTCCGCGGGCAGATTCTGTACCGCATCGCGGAGATGCTCGAAGGCAAGAAGCGAGAGCTCGTCGAGGCGATCGAGGCTGTCGGCACGAAGAAGAAGAGCGCGAAGGGCATCGGCGCAGAAGAAGAAGTGCTCGCATCGATCGATCGGCTGATCTGTTTCGCCGGTTGGGCGGACAAGTACGCGCAGGTGCTCGGCTGCAACAACCCGGTCGCGGGACCGTATTACAACTTCACGGCGCCCGAGCCTTCCGGCGTTGTCGCGGTGCTCGCGCCCGATGAAGCGCCCTTGCTCGCCTTTGTTTCTCTGATTGCGCCAGCGCTTTGCGCGGGTAATTCGGTGGTTGCGCTCGCGAGCGAGAAGAATCCGGTTCCTGCCGCGGTCTTTGCGGAAGCGTGTGCGACCGGCGATGTGCCCGGCGGCGTACTCAACATTCTGACGGGTGTGCGTTCTGAGTTGCTGCCGATCATCGCGGCGCACCGGGATATCGATGCGATTCACGCCGCGAACATGACCGTGGAAGAGACGAGCACGCTGAAAATGGGCGCAGCGGAGAACATCAAGCGTGTGGTCGTGCGCACGGTTCCCGACTGGCTCGATACATCGGATGCGCACAGCCCGTGGCGGATCGAACCGCTCATCGACTTCAAGACGATGTGGCACCCTGCGTCGGCGTGAATGCCGGAGCATCGGGGTCGGGCAGCGAGCACGACGCGAACGCCTGCACGATGGTGTGGATTCCGGCGCACAGCAGACCGGTGAGCACCATCGCGAGCGCCGTGAGCAGCGAGAGCCGCGCGACCTCGTGCGGGCCGGTCAGGGTCGTCGTCATGTGACCCGCGGTCACAAACAGCAGGGCGCCTGCAACGATCGGATAAGAGAGCTGGCCGAACAGACGCATCCACTTCGGGATCGTGTCGTCGGGCTTGCTCTTGGTGCCCATGGTGATCAGGGCGAAAAGCACGCAGGCCGGGATCGCGCCGAGCACAGCAATCGCGCACGCGGCATGTCCGACAAACTTGCCGCCACCGCCCGCCGGCCGAATCTCCCCGCCGAAAAGCGAGAGAATGCCGACGAATCCGATCGCGGCGCCGGTGTAGACCGCGCCGCGAAGCGCGAGCGCGAGCGCGCCGCGCGTGCGACGCAGCACCGCCCACGCCGCGAGCACGCCGAGCAGACCGGCGACCGTCACACGTCCGATCAGCCAGGAGTGCATCTTCCAATCGCCGATCTGGCCGGTTGTGCCCAGATAGCCGAACATCGAGCCGGCGAGAACCGTGCCCGCGACGCACGCGAGCGCGAGCCCGGGACCGTCGCTGAATCGGCCGGCCGCCGCCGCGAGACCGAAGAGGGCTGCCAGCAGAGTCAAGCACTCAAACCCAATGAGCGCCCACGAAACCTGGGGAGCCATGAAGATGGCGGCGCCGACCGTGGCGAGCACGCTCAAGAGAACAAGAGAGCTCAGGATCGCGACGGCCAATCGAATGCTTGGGGGAGGTGTCATAGTGAAGCAAACCGCGACAGTACATCCGCGCACGTGACCAATCGCTCACGCCGAATCTCGGGATCGTAAGTTCCGGTAAGGATCGGACATCGGCGAAAGTTTGTTCGGTCTTTGTGGGCGGGATTCTTCGACATGGAACGTGGTTTGCGACCTTTCGCGAGGAAGGGCCTTTTCGCGCGCCGCGGTCGGCAACATCTGCGCGATTGCGCCGCGGGTTCGAAAGCCCGGTTCGGGTCGGAATCGGTCCGGAATCGGTCGATATTCAGAGGAAGAGCGCGCTCGCGGCGCTCCGCGCGGAAGGGAGTCGAAATGGGCACGATCACCAGTGGCGTCGGCATTTTCAGCGGAATCGACAGCGGCTCGATTATCAGCCAGTTGCTGGCCATTGATGCGCAGCCCAAGACCATCATCCAGCAGCGGGTTGCGCAGCTCCAGTCGCAGACCGCCGCGATCCTCGGAATCAATTCGAGGCTCTCCGCCCTGCGCACCGCGGTTGAAAAGTTCCGGACCGCCAACCCATTCGACAACAACGCGGCGACATCGAGCGACGACAAGGTGATCGGGGCGAGCGCGAGCGTCACCGCCGCCGCGGGAACCTATTCGTTTCTCGTCGATCGGCTGGTGAGTTCGCAGCAGTTGCTCAGCCGCGGCTTTGCCGACAAGACTTCGACGGCCGTGGGCGCGGGGACCATCTCGCTGGTTTCTGCGAAGTCGAGGCTCGACGGGGACACGGCCCTCGCCGATCTGAACGACGGCGCCGGGATCAATCGCGGCAAGATCGTTCTGACCGATTCCGCCGGATCCAGCGCAACCATCGATCTCAGCAAAGCCGCCTACGTCAGCGACGTGCTCGACGCGATCAACAACAACGGCAATGCGAAGGTGACGGCAAAGGTCGTGGATGACAAGCTCGTGTTGACCGACGGCGCCGCCGGCGTGGGCCAGTTGAGAGTCGCCGAGTCCTCCGGCACGACCGCCGCGAGCCTGGGCATTCTCGGTCAGGGGACCGGAACGATCACCGGTTCTTCACTGCGGAGCATCTCGAGCAACACGCTCCTCGCTTCGCTCAACGACGGGCGCGGGATCAATCTCTCGAATTCCTCCGGGCCGGGCCGCTCGGATGTGACGCTGAAGGTCGATCGCGGCGGATCCGTCACGCTGGTGAACGTCAACCTCGGCGAGGTGAAGCCCGCCGATACCGTGCTCGAAGGGCCCGTTTCAACGCTGGGCGGCGCGCTCAAACGCATCAACGACGCGTTCGCCGCCAAGGGGCTGACCGGTATCGCCGCGTCGATTGACTCCGATGGAAAGCGGCTGAAGATCGTCGACTCGCTCGGCGGCACGATCACCGGTTCCGAGGTCGCCAGCGGCACCGCGGCGCGCGATCTCGGTTTGCTCGGCAGCGCGACCGGAACGCTGACGGGTACGCGCATCGCCAGCGGCATCAACTCGGCGCTCGGCTCGAGCCTCAACGGAGGTACAGGGATCTCGGGCGACGGCAATATCGACTTCATTCTCGGCGACCTCTCGAGTTTCAGCGTCACGATCGATAAGGGCGCGACGCTGAGCGAGATCGCGGCGCAGATCGAAACGGCGTCGATCTCCGGCGGTCAGAAGCGCGTATCGGTCGGACTAAGCGAAAACGGGCTCGGCCTCGTCGTCAAAGACCTCGTCGGGGGCGGCGGCGGGCTGACCATTGGCGGCACCCCCGGCGCGGACACGGCGGCGTCGCTTGGAATCTCGGCGGGCGCCGTCGCGAGCGGCATCGTCAATGGATCTGATCTTGGTCGCGCCGTGATCGGCACGGGAACCCTGCTGACGACGCTGGTACCGGGCGGCACTCTCTCCGCCGGAACGATGCGCATCACCGATGCGACCGGCGCCGTCGCGACCGTCTCGTACGACCCCACGATCAACAAGTCCGTCGGTGATCTCATCGCGCAGATCAACAGCTCGAATCTTGCGATCAAAGCCTCGATCAACTCCACGGGCGACGGAATCCTGATCACCGACACCGCGGCATCCGGCACCGGGCTCTCCAAGATCAAGATCGAAGATACCAAGGGCACCCTCGCGAAAGACCTGTCGATCGCGGGAACCGCGAGCGGAACGGGCGCAGACAACAAGATCGACGGCACGAGTCGCAAGAAGATCACGCTCACCGCGACCGACACGCTCCAGAGTCTCGTGGACAAGATCAACGCCTCGGGCGGCAGCGTCAAGGCCGCGATCGTGCAGACAGGTTCGGGCGCGACGCCGTACCAGCTGAGCCTGTTCAGCAGCACTTCGGGGCGTGACGGGCGGTTCGTTGTCGATTCGTCGGCGCTCGATCTCGGGCTCAAGACCCTCGACGCGGGCGAGAACGCACGGGTGTTCTATGGCGGCACGGACCTCGCGAAATCGGTCCTGCTCACCAGCTCGAGCAACACGCTCGACAACGTCGTCTCCGGCGTGAAGATCGATCTCAAGGGCACCAGCACCAGCCTTGTCAACGTCAGCGTGCAGCGCGACAGCGCCGGACTCGAGAAGGCGCTCGGCGACATGGCCGACGCGTTCAATTCCGTCGTCACCAGCATCAACTCGCAGAGCGGCTACGACACCGACACGAAAAAGGCAGGACCGCTGCTCGGTGACGCGACGGCGCTCAACGTGCGCAGCCAGTTATTCAGCCTGATCCAGAGTTCACCCCAGGGTGTCAGCGGGAAGTATCAGTCGCTCGCGCAGGTCGGATTCAAGATCGGAACCGGCGGCACAGTGACCTTTGACAAAGACGCGTTCCGTGCCGCGATGGCGGAAGACCCCGCGTCGGTCAAGGCGCTCGTGTCGGCACGCGTGGTCGACCCGAACTCGGGGACGAGCACGGTCAACGGAAACGACAACATCACGGTGAAGGACACCAGCGGCAAACTCACGTTCACGCAGCTTGGTCTTGCCGGCAAACTCGAGGAATTCACGAAGAGCATGCTGGATTCGATCAGCGGCACGCTCACGCTGCGGAAAAAGACACTGGATGAACAGGTCACCGCGCAGAACACGCGGATCGCGGCGATCGACCGCCAATTGGCCGCCAAACGAACGGTTCTCCAGGCCCAGTTCCTCCGGATGGAGCAGGCAATCGGCCAGTTGCAGCAGCAGCAGACCGCGCTCTCGGGTTTGAACAAGTAGAAATGCGGACGGATTGAAGTCCAATCCGTCGGGAGACGATGAAGTCGGACCAATGAGCGTCGCCACCCACAGCGCCAATTCGTATTTGCGGACGCGGGTCATGACGGCCTCGCGCGAAGAACTCCGCCTTCTTCTGCTCGAGGGAGCGATCAAATTCGTGATGCAGGCCAGGGAGGGCTTGCTTGCGCGTAATTTCGAGCAGGTGTTCAGCGGCACCGACAACGCCCGCAACATCATCGTCGAGTTGATCACCGGCGTGCAGAGCGCGCCGAACCCCGATCTTGCCGAGCGTGTTCGATCGCTCTACACGTTTTTCTACGTCCGGCTGACCGAGGCGAGCTTTGAGAAGAGCGTCGAGAAATTCGACGAGGTCATCGGCCTGCTCGAATACGAGCGCGAAACCTGGGTGCTGTTGATGGAAAAAGTGGCGGCAGAGAAAGCCGGTGTCGAACGCGCTGTTGCTGATTCCCTGCCGGAAGGCGAGCCGGGCTCCGGTCCGTTCAGCGTCGAAGGCTGATGAAGAAACGCGATTGATCGCTCGAGCCAACCACGAAAACCAGAGCGCGGCCGATCACGACGTGATCCAGCGTTCGGCTTCCGCGGCACTGCCCGCGGGAAAATGCCGGATCGTTGCGGCCACAAAGTGCGACGCGATTCGCTCGGCGAACGCGCCCAGTGACGAATCCGTCACCACGGCGATCTTCTTCACGTGCTCGTGGTGATCGCGGACGAAGCGCAGGTGTGCCGCGAGCGCGCCGAAGCTTTCCCAGCCGGGGAA
The DNA window shown above is from Phycisphaeraceae bacterium and carries:
- a CDS encoding GNAT family N-acetyltransferase, which codes for MTEHFASPTVSSRRKWIDTMVLPGLVAWRGDARVGIAIHTEMRPGAECELVALASQATRGGVGSVLLAEFMQSAREARCSKLVLTTSNDNLDAMRLYQRRGWRFVRIYPGAMDDARREKPEIPAIGAYGIPMRDDVEFEYDLGTEQTP
- a CDS encoding aldehyde dehydrogenase family protein: MSNRLDVLKTYKLYIDGKFPRTESGRTMIVESGGGGGRKGSVFAHLCKASRKDLREAVEAARKAQPGWAGATAYLRGQILYRIAEMLEGKKRELVEAIEAVGTKKKSAKGIGAEEEVLASIDRLICFAGWADKYAQVLGCNNPVAGPYYNFTAPEPSGVVAVLAPDEAPLLAFVSLIAPALCAGNSVVALASEKNPVPAAVFAEACATGDVPGGVLNILTGVRSELLPIIAAHRDIDAIHAANMTVEETSTLKMGAAENIKRVVVRTVPDWLDTSDAHSPWRIEPLIDFKTMWHPASA
- the fliD gene encoding flagellar filament capping protein FliD — encoded protein: MGTITSGVGIFSGIDSGSIISQLLAIDAQPKTIIQQRVAQLQSQTAAILGINSRLSALRTAVEKFRTANPFDNNAATSSDDKVIGASASVTAAAGTYSFLVDRLVSSQQLLSRGFADKTSTAVGAGTISLVSAKSRLDGDTALADLNDGAGINRGKIVLTDSAGSSATIDLSKAAYVSDVLDAINNNGNAKVTAKVVDDKLVLTDGAAGVGQLRVAESSGTTAASLGILGQGTGTITGSSLRSISSNTLLASLNDGRGINLSNSSGPGRSDVTLKVDRGGSVTLVNVNLGEVKPADTVLEGPVSTLGGALKRINDAFAAKGLTGIAASIDSDGKRLKIVDSLGGTITGSEVASGTAARDLGLLGSATGTLTGTRIASGINSALGSSLNGGTGISGDGNIDFILGDLSSFSVTIDKGATLSEIAAQIETASISGGQKRVSVGLSENGLGLVVKDLVGGGGGLTIGGTPGADTAASLGISAGAVASGIVNGSDLGRAVIGTGTLLTTLVPGGTLSAGTMRITDATGAVATVSYDPTINKSVGDLIAQINSSNLAIKASINSTGDGILITDTAASGTGLSKIKIEDTKGTLAKDLSIAGTASGTGADNKIDGTSRKKITLTATDTLQSLVDKINASGGSVKAAIVQTGSGATPYQLSLFSSTSGRDGRFVVDSSALDLGLKTLDAGENARVFYGGTDLAKSVLLTSSSNTLDNVVSGVKIDLKGTSTSLVNVSVQRDSAGLEKALGDMADAFNSVVTSINSQSGYDTDTKKAGPLLGDATALNVRSQLFSLIQSSPQGVSGKYQSLAQVGFKIGTGGTVTFDKDAFRAAMAEDPASVKALVSARVVDPNSGTSTVNGNDNITVKDTSGKLTFTQLGLAGKLEEFTKSMLDSISGTLTLRKKTLDEQVTAQNTRIAAIDRQLAAKRTVLQAQFLRMEQAIGQLQQQQTALSGLNK
- a CDS encoding flagellar protein FliS: MSVATHSANSYLRTRVMTASREELRLLLLEGAIKFVMQAREGLLARNFEQVFSGTDNARNIIVELITGVQSAPNPDLAERVRSLYTFFYVRLTEASFEKSVEKFDEVIGLLEYERETWVLLMEKVAAEKAGVERAVADSLPEGEPGSGPFSVEG
- a CDS encoding STAS/SEC14 domain-containing protein; this translates as MLSHSLDTSSGILYLRPGAPLEKEDFKKLAREVDPLIEKRGSLAGILIEAPEFPGWESFGALAAHLRFVRDHHEHVKKIAVVTDSSLGAFAERIASHFVAATIRHFPAGSAAEAERWITS